A single region of the Pieris rapae chromosome 21, ilPieRapa1.1, whole genome shotgun sequence genome encodes:
- the LOC111003870 gene encoding uncharacterized protein LOC111003870, whose amino-acid sequence MLFCVGALIEPHVVLTPAICVFGEKYKFFVYAGTHRFLEGVGISRQVQHLCIHKGYNHTSRWMQCSPDNLALLVLNQQFSFHKREPGTAYVLNRVRYGVTTHLEKRIGDPTCHYFGWGSRRNGYLIPLLIDLLRVDVTLLPPERCLQMWNYKNKYLCIQQPPCKTENHGVLCPDDLGSVLVCSGYAQGMMTSRLIDRPCGVGFVDLSQYTKFLTCGVDDSRDVVDQDEFMSIDFHSVKTPSTPTLATALISNETDA is encoded by the exons ATGTTATTCTGTGTGGGAGCATTGATAGAGCCGCATGTGGTACTAACCCCGGCGATATGCGTTTTTGGggagaaatataaattttttgtgtatgcTGGTACTCATCGGTTTCTGGAGGGGGTTGGCATATCCAGGCAGGTTCAGCATCTCTGCATTCACAAAG GTTATAACCACACGTCACGTTGGATGCAGTGTTCCCCTGATAACTTAGCGCTTTTAGTGCTTAATCAGCAGTTCTCCTTCCACAAGCGAGAGCCAGGGACAGCATACGTTTTAAACAGAGTACGCTACGGCGTTACGACTCATTTGGAAAAACGTATCGGCGATCCAACTTGCCATTACTTCGGATGGGGGAGTAGACGAAAT GGTTACCTGATTCCTCTATTGATAGACCTCTTAAGAGTTGACGTCACTCTGTTACCTCCAGAGCGTTGCCTTCAAATGTggaattacaaaaacaaatatctttGTATACAACAACCGCCTTGCAAG ACCGAGAATCATGGAGTTCTATGTCCG GATGACCTTGGATCCGTTCTTGTCTGTTCTGGATATGCTCAAGGAATGATGACGTCACGCTTGATTGACAGGCCATGCGGTGTGGGCTTTGTAGACTTGAGCCAATACACGAAATTCCTGACATGCGGTGTCGATGACTCCAGAGATGTGGTTGATCAGGATGAATTCATGTCCATCGATTTTCATTCAGTGAAAACACCGTCAACACCAACATTAGCAACTGCTCTTATTTCTAATGAGACGGACGCGTAa